The bacterium genome contains a region encoding:
- a CDS encoding RNA polymerase sigma factor has protein sequence MSKAQTAPQMAQEALPGPDDAGLVSAFVGGDEAAFSEIMTRYRRMVYFVALKFVGNHDDADEVTQKTFVSAYRNLAGFEGRSSLKTWLYRIAVNYSKNLVRDRKRREGEEVKDTMASYSPDPTEPMEQDEKRQQVAEMVETLPPRQKQVLKLRVGGELSFAQIAEILGCSVSAAKVNYHYAVKALRSRIDPTGA, from the coding sequence ATGAGCAAAGCCCAAACGGCCCCCCAGATGGCCCAGGAGGCCCTTCCGGGCCCGGACGACGCCGGCCTTGTGTCCGCGTTTGTCGGCGGGGACGAGGCGGCGTTTTCCGAAATCATGACGCGGTACCGGCGAATGGTGTATTTCGTGGCTCTTAAATTCGTGGGCAATCACGACGACGCGGACGAGGTGACGCAGAAAACCTTCGTCTCCGCCTACCGCAACCTCGCGGGCTTCGAGGGGCGAAGCTCGCTGAAGACGTGGCTCTACCGGATCGCGGTGAATTACTCGAAAAACCTGGTGCGCGATCGCAAGCGCCGCGAGGGTGAAGAGGTCAAGGACACGATGGCGTCCTACAGCCCCGACCCGACCGAGCCGATGGAACAGGACGAAAAGCGGCAGCAGGTCGCGGAAATGGTGGAAACGCTTCCGCCGAGGCAAAAACAGGTGTTGAAGCTGAGGGTCGGCGGCGAGTTGTCTTTCGCCCAGATCGCGGAGATTCTCGGATGCTCGGTTTCGGCCGCGAAGGTCAATTATCATTACGCCGTCAAGGCGTTGCGTTCGAGGATCGATCCCACCGGCGCGTAA
- a CDS encoding YifB family Mg chelatase-like AAA ATPase, which yields MIARSAAVIGVEALAVEVQVDARLGTFNFQVVGLPDGAIREARDRVISAIRAAGYFLPDRHITVNLAPSDLRKEGSGYDLPIAVGVLTASRLVPETDAINDFVIIGELSLDGGVRPVRGVLAVALAARAWGMKGVIVPEANAQEAAFVQGIDVIGVTDLPQIVQFLRGELDIAPTRVDPQSVLADNHDASELDYAQVVGQEHAKRAMEIAAAGGHNVLLAGPPGGGKTMLARRLTTILPPMSLDEALEVTKIHSIAGRLPDKAAVISRRPFESPHHTISDAGLAGGGAIPRPGTISLAHNGVLFLDELPEFSRHVLETLRQPLEEGDVTVVRAAADCTFPARFSMVAAMNPCPTTQQHQENTQNASERNAAFNKGYSRFLPRCPCTRLQRESEISHV from the coding sequence ATCATTGCGCGATCCGCGGCGGTCATCGGCGTCGAGGCGCTCGCGGTCGAGGTTCAGGTCGACGCGAGGCTGGGCACCTTCAATTTTCAGGTTGTCGGCCTTCCCGACGGCGCCATACGCGAGGCGCGCGATCGCGTCATCTCCGCGATCCGCGCGGCCGGCTACTTCCTGCCGGACAGGCACATCACGGTTAACCTCGCGCCGTCGGATCTGCGCAAGGAGGGTTCGGGTTACGATCTGCCGATCGCCGTCGGGGTGCTGACCGCGTCGCGCCTCGTGCCCGAGACCGACGCCATCAACGATTTCGTGATCATCGGCGAGCTGTCGCTGGATGGCGGCGTGCGTCCGGTGCGCGGCGTCCTCGCGGTCGCGCTGGCCGCGCGCGCGTGGGGCATGAAGGGCGTCATCGTGCCGGAGGCGAACGCGCAGGAAGCGGCGTTCGTGCAGGGCATCGACGTCATCGGCGTGACCGACCTGCCGCAAATCGTGCAGTTTTTACGCGGCGAGCTCGACATCGCGCCGACGCGCGTCGATCCGCAAAGCGTTCTCGCCGACAACCACGACGCAAGCGAACTCGACTACGCGCAGGTCGTGGGGCAAGAGCACGCCAAGCGCGCCATGGAGATCGCCGCGGCCGGCGGGCACAACGTCCTTCTCGCCGGCCCGCCGGGCGGCGGCAAGACGATGCTTGCGCGCAGGCTCACCACGATCCTGCCGCCGATGTCGCTCGACGAGGCGCTCGAGGTCACGAAGATCCACTCCATCGCCGGGCGCCTGCCGGACAAGGCGGCCGTCATATCGCGTCGGCCGTTTGAATCGCCGCATCACACCATCAGCGACGCGGGGCTCGCGGGCGGCGGGGCAATACCCCGGCCGGGCACGATCAGCCTCGCGCATAACGGCGTGCTGTTCCTGGACGAGTTGCCGGAATTCTCCCGCCACGTCCTCGAAACGCTGCGCCAGCCGCTCGAAGAGGGCGACGTCACCGTCGTTCGCGCGGCGGCGGATTGCACCTTTCCCGCGCGATTTTCCATGGTCGCGGCGATGAATCCCTGCCCCACGACCCAACAGCACCAGGAAAATACGCAAAACGCATCCGAACGCAACGCCGCGTTTAATAAAGGATACTCGCGCTTCCTTCCGCGTTGTCCGTGTACGCGCCTCCAGCGAGAGAGCGAAATCAGCCATGTGTGA
- the mscL gene encoding large conductance mechanosensitive channel protein MscL, with translation MFKEFKAFAMRGNVLDMAVGVIIGGAFGKIVASLVNDIIMPPLGVVLGRVDFTNLYFTITDGAASAGPYTSLEAARAAGATVIAWGAFANTAVNFVIVAFAIFLLVRAVNRMTRPADLPPSAPTNKDCPYCGTSILIKATRCPACTSQLTPAADVTPA, from the coding sequence GTGTTCAAGGAGTTCAAGGCGTTCGCGATGCGGGGAAACGTGCTCGACATGGCCGTCGGCGTCATCATCGGCGGGGCGTTCGGGAAGATCGTCGCGTCGCTCGTCAACGACATCATCATGCCGCCGCTTGGCGTGGTGCTCGGCCGCGTCGATTTCACGAACCTCTATTTCACGATCACAGACGGCGCGGCGAGCGCCGGGCCGTACACCTCGCTCGAAGCCGCGCGCGCGGCCGGCGCGACGGTGATCGCCTGGGGCGCGTTCGCGAACACCGCGGTCAACTTCGTCATCGTCGCGTTCGCGATCTTTCTGCTCGTGCGCGCGGTCAACCGCATGACGCGGCCGGCCGATCTGCCGCCGAGCGCGCCGACAAACAAGGATTGCCCCTACTGCGGCACGTCCATCCTCATCAAGGCGACGCGCTGCCCGGCGTGCACGTCGCAGCTTACGCCTGCGGCGGATGTGACGCCGGCGTGA
- a CDS encoding VOC family protein has protein sequence MATKIFVNLPVKDLARSVEFFTALGYAFNPQFTDENATCMIIAEDIYAMLLVEPFFKNFTPKPIADATATTEALVALSQDSREAVDEICNKAFAAGGRNYKAPQDHGFMYGWGFEDPDGHIWEHFWMDPAHVQK, from the coding sequence ATGGCCACGAAGATCTTCGTCAATCTGCCCGTGAAGGACCTTGCGCGATCGGTCGAGTTTTTCACCGCGCTCGGCTACGCGTTCAATCCGCAATTCACCGACGAAAACGCGACGTGCATGATCATCGCCGAGGACATCTACGCGATGCTGCTCGTCGAGCCGTTTTTCAAGAATTTCACGCCCAAGCCGATCGCCGACGCCACCGCGACGACTGAGGCTCTTGTCGCGCTCAGCCAGGATTCGCGCGAGGCCGTCGACGAGATTTGCAACAAGGCATTCGCCGCGGGCGGGCGCAACTACAAGGCGCCGCAGGATCACGGCTTCATGTACGGCTGGGGTTTCGAGGATCCCGACGGCCACATCTGGGAGCACTTCTGGATGGACCCCGCGCACGTGCAGAAATAG
- a CDS encoding DUF1566 domain-containing protein: protein MDFHTSKSGFSPFQAEPAHQKGAIEMKRLFAIFTFAVLLCVVMEIVASSEELKKSKIWRDPTTGLTWETNRNVGNWLKAGSYCDNLELGGYSDWRLPNIDELRSLIRNCDNTRRGGKCNVNVVCLKVKGCYDEDKCACDNPGNDSSHGVKELFGDSALGNGDLYFIWSSSKLSDPDRPREAWTIGFYWGNLVPFGVDLDESIGWRCVR from the coding sequence ATGGACTTTCACACCAGCAAAAGCGGCTTCAGTCCATTTCAGGCTGAACCGGCACATCAAAAGGGAGCAATTGAAATGAAAAGACTCTTCGCCATTTTTACATTTGCAGTTCTTTTGTGTGTGGTAATGGAAATTGTTGCGTCAAGTGAAGAACTCAAGAAAAGCAAAATTTGGAGAGACCCAACAACCGGCTTAACATGGGAAACAAACCGTAATGTGGGTAATTGGCTTAAAGCTGGTTCTTATTGTGACAATCTAGAATTGGGTGGCTACAGTGATTGGAGGTTGCCCAATATTGACGAGCTACGAAGTCTAATCCGCAATTGTGATAATACAAGACGTGGTGGTAAATGCAATGTAAATGTTGTGTGCCTAAAAGTAAAAGGTTGCTATGATGAAGATAAATGTGCCTGTGATAATCCCGGGAATGACTCCTCTCATGGGGTCAAGGAGCTTTTTGGAGATTCCGCTTTGGGAAACGGTGATCTCTATTTTATTTGGTCTTCATCGAAACTTTCAGACCCCGATCGCCCAAGGGAAGCTTGGACAATAGGTTTTTATTGGGGAAATCTTGTTCCTTTTGGCGTTGATTTAGATGAATCGATCGGATGGCGTTGTGTGCGTTAG
- a CDS encoding zf-HC2 domain-containing protein yields the protein MSEKMKSCPMADNGRLIDYVERELDAADLSAIETHLAGCAACRAQVDAIAKTLRYAASPLADPGPTYFASLNVRVRARIEAGEGASPASFMRGLVRRLLAKPVMAAAPLAAALAIALVFAGRSPMTVDLDEMTDVDDEEVRRVAVSFDPSRQLQFDADHGAARVLAEADGPSTGELAAAIALDDDESELDALEDAAAAYSRPASFAVPRFSSLSDAEADAFGERLMLATASYNY from the coding sequence GTGAGTGAGAAGATGAAGAGCTGTCCCATGGCCGATAATGGCCGGCTGATCGATTACGTCGAGCGCGAGCTCGATGCGGCCGATCTTTCGGCGATCGAAACGCATCTGGCGGGTTGCGCCGCGTGCCGCGCCCAGGTGGACGCGATCGCAAAGACGCTGCGCTACGCGGCGTCGCCCCTTGCCGATCCCGGGCCCACCTATTTCGCCAGCCTGAATGTGCGCGTTCGCGCCCGGATCGAGGCCGGCGAGGGCGCCTCGCCCGCCTCGTTCATGCGCGGCCTGGTGCGCCGCCTTTTGGCCAAGCCCGTCATGGCCGCCGCGCCGCTGGCCGCCGCGCTCGCGATCGCGCTGGTGTTCGCCGGGCGTTCGCCGATGACGGTCGACCTGGACGAGATGACCGACGTGGACGACGAGGAGGTCCGCCGCGTCGCGGTGTCCTTCGATCCGTCGCGGCAACTCCAGTTCGACGCCGATCACGGCGCCGCGCGCGTTCTGGCCGAGGCGGACGGTCCGTCCACCGGCGAGTTGGCCGCGGCGATCGCGCTCGATGACGACGAGTCGGAGCTCGACGCGCTCGAAGATGCCGCGGCGGCGTATTCGCGCCCGGCGTCCTTTGCGGTTCCACGCTTTTCCAGCCTGTCCGACGCGGAGGCCGACGCCTTCGGCGAGCGCTTGATGCTGGCGACGGCGTCCTACAATTATTGA
- a CDS encoding VCBS repeat-containing protein — protein MRDPIETRTTDLRPLSFILVIIFSSFLRTAIALDIPERPDPSWSYPPTNAIPAWDHNLGGPTITFLDANGDGFDDLLLGFTGLRWERGDSYDLSGTILIFYADKDGLPLEPDQYIQRNDSYSFASRIQSGGDVNGDGFEDLLIHDPLWHRVMIGAYGRYFIHHGSPTGLNLDSDAILDGDYDTRHDFAYAIASNIDVNDDEYSDLILPRRIWNDTLELDDDTYVVDIYLSDQSGIPFELPSQSRSYYNSYIAATPSLGDINSDGYDDFANCVYYYDTDELLVEIFHGTSFPDEIVPHSIIAANTPDFPVWYNIGRAGDVNGDGYDDIWGFNDEEVYIFFGSDTGLTPIVAQLLPRPTPPPGPGVIAAKRLGDVNGDGYDDIMVSADGLVIYIYFGTDLGLDTGSYWQYDQYDFTYSAISSVGYGLGGEDNDIRNDGYSDFGWTAQNFYDAGAYELQAHVFYLPNITTTTTTTIPGSSTSATTSTTSTTQRNIPDDDDNSYLNDDGANVENVSDETRNSCCGS, from the coding sequence ATGCGGGATCCGATCGAAACACGCACAACGGACCTGCGGCCATTATCGTTTATCTTGGTAATCATTTTTAGCTCTTTTTTGCGCACAGCTATTGCATTGGATATCCCAGAACGGCCCGACCCGTCATGGTCGTACCCGCCGACGAATGCAATTCCAGCATGGGACCATAATCTCGGCGGGCCGACAATCACCTTTCTCGACGCTAACGGCGACGGCTTCGATGATTTGTTATTGGGTTTTACCGGTCTACGCTGGGAACGAGGCGATTCCTACGACTTGTCCGGTACAATATTAATATTTTACGCAGATAAGGATGGGTTGCCGCTGGAACCCGATCAATATATTCAACGAAATGACTCGTATTCTTTCGCTTCGCGCATTCAGAGCGGCGGCGATGTTAATGGTGACGGGTTTGAAGATCTACTGATTCACGACCCTTTGTGGCACCGGGTCATGATTGGGGCGTACGGCCGTTATTTTATTCACCATGGATCCCCAACGGGGTTAAATTTAGACTCCGATGCAATTCTTGATGGCGATTACGATACTCGCCATGATTTCGCGTATGCAATCGCATCGAATATTGATGTCAATGATGACGAATACAGCGATTTGATTTTGCCGCGCCGTATTTGGAATGACACGCTTGAACTTGATGATGATACCTACGTGGTTGATATTTATTTAAGTGATCAAAGCGGCATTCCCTTCGAATTACCTTCGCAAAGTCGCTCATATTACAATTCGTACATAGCGGCCACGCCATCGCTTGGCGATATAAACAGCGATGGTTACGACGATTTTGCAAATTGTGTATATTATTATGATACCGATGAATTACTTGTTGAAATTTTTCATGGAACGTCATTCCCCGACGAAATCGTGCCACATTCTATTATCGCGGCAAATACTCCAGATTTTCCCGTTTGGTACAATATTGGTCGCGCCGGAGATGTTAATGGAGACGGATACGATGACATTTGGGGATTTAACGACGAAGAAGTTTACATTTTTTTTGGCTCCGATACAGGATTGACGCCGATTGTTGCACAACTCCTTCCGCGTCCAACACCTCCACCTGGCCCAGGCGTGATTGCTGCAAAGCGCCTTGGGGATGTCAATGGTGATGGCTACGATGACATTATGGTATCGGCGGATGGTTTGGTGATTTATATATATTTTGGGACAGACCTTGGCCTTGATACCGGCTCCTATTGGCAATACGATCAATATGACTTCACGTATAGCGCGATAAGTTCCGTGGGATACGGTCTTGGTGGCGAAGACAACGATATTCGTAACGATGGGTATTCCGATTTTGGGTGGACTGCGCAAAATTTCTACGATGCGGGTGCTTACGAATTGCAGGCTCACGTGTTTTACTTGCCTAATATTACGACGACAACGACTACGACAATACCTGGTTCGTCGACGAGCGCAACAACGTCTACAACGTCGACAACCCAGCGCAATATTCCGGACGATGACGACAACTCGTATTTAAACGATGACGGTGCAAATGTCGAAAACGTCTCTGATGAAACGCGGAACAGTTGCTGCGGCAGTTAG